CAAAATATTGATTGGATCacaagaaaagtaaaaaaaaaagtatgaaTACGCATTCTTCGTTGCAGCCAGCGACTCAAGAGGAATCTTCCAGGAGGCATTCGTGAATGTGGCAAAATCCTAACCAGACTAAACACCTTGACTCTAGTTGACTCACCCACTTCATTTTTGCATTATATAAACACCCTTCTCTCTTTTACACTCCTCAACAAAATCATCTCTTCATCTCACTCACTCTCTCttatattcataattaattcctttattcattttttgtttCTTCCTCTTTTCTCTCCATTTCAACCCTCTTCATTTTCTTGATCTACAACTCACTCAAACAcatacacaaataaaacaagACAACAAAGATGATGGTAAGTAGTAGGAGTAGTACAGTTTAGAATCTACTTTTCTGTCTATGGATTGTGGTTCTTGATTTCCTATTTTAGCTAAAATTATGAATCTTCACTTTATTAGATGCTTATGAATTTCATTCTATCCTTATTCTTTTACAGAAAGTTATACTGAAATTGGATCTTGCCGACGACAAAACCAAGCAAAAAGCCCTGAAAAAAGTCTCCGGCCTCTTCGGTAAGTACCATCTCCAGATCTTCATAAACTATCTCCAATCCATCATTCTAATGcataattgaaaaaattgaagtattgttaaaaaaattataaaattgaagTAAGTTGTTATATTTAGAGGAGGAAGGCCAAATTTTTCTAATACTCCCCATTTCTACCCCCAGGTCTGGAGTCAATCTCACTGGATTCAAAAGACAAAAAGCTGACTGTAACCGGAGACATAGATCCCATAGATGTGGTGGCGAAGCTGAGGAAGATTTGCTACACGGAGATCATATCAGTGGGGCCCGCGAAGGAgccggagaagaagaaggaggagcCGAAGAAGGAGGACCCTAAGAAGGCCGCCGAAGACAAGAAGAAGGCCGAAGAAGCCGCGGCCCAATTGCTCAAAGCCCAGCAGGCCTACTATCAGAACCTCTACTACTACCATAATCACCCGCCCGCCGCCGTGGCGCCGGCGCCGGCGTACCCGGCTTACTATCAGAGGAGCTCTGAGGAGGATCCCAATGCTTGCGTTATttcttaattattaattaattaagatttGTGCTTTGATTTTCTCCGCTGTTGATGATGGTGctgttaaattatttttttagttgaaCGATTTTTTGGTTTAtcttcttttgtttttgtttggtGATGGTGTAGTTGTAAGACTAGAATATCCATTATCCAGTGTGTAGATACCATAATAATAGAGCGGTTTTAATTTTCCTACTATTTCACAGTGTTTGGGTAATACTTGTTGGCGTATTCATACACGAGTTGTTTTATATCGAAAATATGAAGTAAACATATCAATTAACTAGTGAGATTGTACTCCACAATTTCTATCATTAGTTAGCTGGTTTGGCGACAAAATTTTATTGGGTGGGGTTCAATTAGTCTTCTTCACTGTCGAATCCGCAAAACATCTCTTTGACATTGTATGCCACCATTTGGATTAAGAAAGTGTATTCTCTTTTCAATGTTGTTCTTCATCCTTCTCTATCTATGTCTCTATATCTTTGTCTCATGCAAAAGTAGGGAGAGAACCAACAAAAGTAaggtgataaaaaaaatgtttgaattaGTGGTggacatttttaaattttatacggAACGTCAAGATTCGAACTCAGGCCGCCAAATAAAAGACAGGAAAAGTTGGAATGAGGCAGTGTGTCGTCAAGTCAAAGATCGATTAACAAAGTTATCCCAATAATGCTCATGGCTAGCAGTGGGATTAGTCGACACCGGCCGACCCCGTCTCAATACATCCCCGGTTCCTTATCGTGTAGGCTTAGCCAACCATACCTTGATTCGTTCTCGGTCTCTCTTCAATATCAGATATGCTTAAATATATGAAATATTGTATAatcttcattaaaaataatatgatATCATAGCAGATTTTGACGAAAAGCTGAATATGCCACATAAAAGTTTGTGAAGTAGTGAgatcttagagcatctccaatggcggatgtccggtcggacgtgcgcgacgggcgaccgggacgtccgccattatggcaggggaggtcggatacggacgtcccgtgaggacgtcgggtgtcctcggacgtcggcgcgacgggcgggcggacgtccgctattgtggcgtgggtcggacgtccgattttttaattttttttaaactctatatatacggctcgttgaattttatttcattcgcaccacttgtgttaacaagtttctctctctacatctctaattttattactatgtaatttttttttcaaatcatgtatgtttttttttaaatgaagttgttaatttttcccgttcgtattcatgttgaaattttatttccgtaaacgtaaattgttttatttgtgaatttgtgattttttttattgcgggaagtcctagtgggaagggcgatgggaatggcggattgtgaaggggatgtcctagtgacgtggcagtgggatgagaagtcctagtgacgtggcgggaggtgttttcgggatgtcctagtggatgtccgagtgggacatccgcccactggagatgctcttagctgGTCCTATCAAATTTAAGTTAATTGTAGTTGAACTTTCTTTACTACTTAATATTTTTGGCGTGCTTGCTTCATTTTGTATTGAAGATGCAGCTTTCAAATAATTCCAAATAGTCGGCTTTTGCTGAAAATTTCAAagactttttttaaaaaaaaatattgaaatggGCCATGACTTTGAGAAGTTCAAGTTTTATCTGAGAAAATCAAATTCCTTACGTACTCCATGATACAAATAATTGGTCATCAATGTTTATGATATATAAATGTCACATTTCATAGAATTGATTTACGTAATGTGAGATGTAAGCACTGGATAAAGATTACACATAAAATAATCACCTTTTGGCAAGTGGAATTTAGATactgcaattttattttgtcgtTAAACAAGCGCACCATTAAAAGGACCTTTTGTACCTGTCTAATGTATTTACACTATACAATAGTGGAAGTGCGGACACAAGTGTAGCTAACAAGGGGCTTAAGCCATCCCTAAAACCATTTTTGGGAgcttttcttttataaaaatttatatttgtccaaattaaatataaatttctaTGTAAAGCCCCTATtaataatctaaaaatatacttttaaGAAATATGTAGTAAACATAGCCCCTATCAATATGATTTTCTGCGTCCGCTATTGAGTGGAACAAAGGCAAAGCACCAAATCTATGAATTTTCAACATCATATATAAGCTCATAACTGTAAATTTTCGTTGTCCTAACTCAGGAATAAACTATGAACCGCAACTTGTATTGATAGGTCGAAAATTCTGAACTGCCATAATAGTAATATGCATGCACTCATTATTGATTTATCTTATAAAACTCTAaatattcaataaattaaataactatCAACTCTTATATAGTATTCCTGTTATTATATACTCCaaagtatgtaattttaaattataaataaattttcaatcTGTAGAATTATTATAGTACTAACTATGGATCTTATTATAAGTCCAGAATCTCCAGATACATATTTGTCACTCTATCTTATCAAAATATATGTCATATAGTAATAGCTTTGCgcacacaaattaaacaattataTTCTATGTTTGCTAAAGACCCTTAACaagtactagtactactaatttGTAGTTTATAAACAGTGAATCTTGTGAATTTTGAGGTGGCTTACTAGGAGGAGTAATATTGAAATCAAGGTATACAATTGTATACGAAATTTATTAAAggaaataacaaaattaaaatttattagtaTATGCTTTGTTCACATGCAAATCAAGCCATGTTATTTTTGTACGAAATTCATGAAAAGTGATCACAAATTGTGATTTGCATAATGGTCCTCTATGTTTCGTTTTTATGAAATTGTAATGAATCACAAAGAAAAGATGAAACTGAAATAGGACCACCCATAAAGAATATCTCATATGCAAATAGTTAAACTATTTAGGATTTTTTCTAAATTAAAGATGAATATCTATTTTTGAATATTACGAGTTCTAGTTGTCTAAATCCTTTTCATCATTTAATTCTAGAGCTTCATAGTCCATTTCCACAATGATATCGATGTGTTATATTGAGAAATATAATTTTCATCACTTAATTGTGTAGTTGCATAATCAATGAAGGGTATCGATTTGCTTTTTTGATTTTAGCACCAATTATTTATAACTACATTCCAATTTACAGGACCACTGTGGATGTGCAATTTGTTGTCTTTATGTACATCTCAACTTACTCTCAAtcttattcaatttaaatacggCAAAGAAAAAATGGAATGCAGAGAGTCGCATCAATATGACAATAGGTTTTGAGATTAATAGGATATAAAAATAGGTTTTGAGATTAATAGGATATAAAAATAGGTTTTGAGATTATATTTGGCCACCAATCACACCCTTAATTTGTAATTCTAGAAAGTAGAACATTATGTTTTGCGTTATCCACATacacaatctcataatattGTAGAGTATCACGTAGTCCATCAAAGCAACTCACTCTATATTATTGATTTATCTTATTCCCAACAACTTACTTATCTAATTTTTTACTCGATTTAAAACGTAGTATAtgtaacatattttattttattttaaataaaatttgccATACACTATAGATAACATACATACTCGATaaccaaaatggaaaataatTGGAATACAAACTTCGAAATAAATATATGGGAAAATATAGATGCATGACATAGTATTTTGCTCATATGTGATGGTGAACATATGAGAAATGAGCGAATCGGAATTTGTTTCAAATTATTACAACAATCTTGATAtaattttcgattttttgtATTTAGATATACTTACaatcaattactactactaattttgtaggaaatttaactaaatttaatactagtacACATGAATAAACTACAAACTACACAAGCGAAGGATTTTTTAtactaaaagaaaaagaaaaagaaaaagaaaaagaaaaagagaaaaaggaaaagaaaaaagaatgaAGAAGAGAGTTTAGATTTAAGATGAAGCAGCGTCTTCTTCCTTCCACATCTCAACCCAATTCTTCTGCAGCTGTTCAAACCCTAGCAACGATCCCTCTTCCGCCTCGTTCAAGCTTGTCGACAGACTGCCGTACGCAATTCCAAGCGCCGAAGCTCCGAATGTCAAAAAAGTAGTCACAAATGGCATCCATTTCGGCACGTTCCACGACCCATTCTCTATCACCACATCGAAGCCTTTCAGCAGGCCGAATCCAATTGCTAAAGGCATCCCGACGGAGGACAAAATTCTCTTGATCATCCTCTCCCACACCGCATCCGATATCTTATCGTCGTCGTCGTTGCCTCCGCCGCCGCTAGTCTCGCCCTTTCTCGCGACGGATTCGCCGCCATTTGGTCTGCTGGTGAAGCCTTTTGCGCCGCTCTGGAGCTGCCACTTCCGCTGCGACGGGAACGGCGTCTCAGGGCGATTAGTGTGGGGGAGCCGGTGGATCTGTGGCCATGGGTTTGGTCTCGTAATGTGAGATGGTGCTATCTGTTGGAGAATGGTAAGAGTTCTCATATCTTTACTGTAAAATGTAAAATGTGTGTTTGCTTTAAGGATTTTTGGTGCGTGGTGTATTGATTTTAGTGATTAGAAATATCTTATCCACAAAAACGAATGGCTGTGTAGTCTCGTAAACGATCAACTTAAAATTATTTCAGACGCCATTTTTTTTGTCTATTAGCAGGAAAAGGAGATGCTCCTGTTAATTTAGGGATGTCAAAGGATATTTTTGTGTTATATAGTAGAGTAGTATATTGTTTATTTGGATAGGTAAATATGCAATATAAAAGTGTTTAGTtaatttttttgtcattaaGTTGGATGAACTACCTTACTTCTCGGATATGTTTGATGGACTGTAAAATTTCCAGATTCATgttgaaataatttttttctaattttaaaacaaaCGCATAAAATCAGTTTTCTCATCCCAATTGTCCAAATTTCACAGTTTTCATTCTCCGAATATGTTATGGCCTAGACACTGAGCCATATACTGAAATAGTGGTATGAGTTATGAAAAGAAGCCAAGAAAGTAAAGCTATCTACTCAAGACAGTAAAATCACATGATAAAACATTGTGTTCTAacattataaaaaattgaatcatATGCTGCTCTAGTTTGTACAGGAGTGTGCATAATTGAATGTTAGACAGCCGAAGCATATTTTTATCCTATGAAAGTGCATTTAATGAGTTGATGATCAATGTATGAATAAGGTTGAATCAATGTTGAGTATCACTAATTTTTTTCGGCATACTTTGAGTAGTTAAACAGTACTCATATACGTCACAGTTAACCTGAATGTAGGCCAAGGGAGAGACATGATGAGGGCACAACATTCTAGCTGAATTGAAATACTTGGCCTGGAAATAGTGGTGACTAAGGTATGCCAGTTCATGTTAGAAACTGATGGATTTTAAGTTCACTATGATGCAGTTTATTCACAGACGGCATTAGATTACTTTTGGTTCTGTTCAAGGAAAGAGAAACATCTTTAGCCAACCAACCTTCCCCATACTAAAAACCGGGCAGTAACTTAGATGGCCACAACTATGGTTGGGCTAGTCAGCATGTTTATTGCTTTAATTACTCtctttttctttagtttttgtCATAATAGTATGTAAGTTTTACAGTGCTACTTTAACACATGTCCAGTGGCATGGGTGATTCAATCTAAGTTGATaattttttcttcacaaagtcatgACCGTACATACAAATGTTGTAGGTAACCATGCCCTGTACACTTTATGCGGATGAGTCAAAGATGTTTGATCTAGTGTAATCATGTAGCTGGTGATATATAGC
This portion of the Salvia splendens isolate huo1 chromosome 10, SspV2, whole genome shotgun sequence genome encodes:
- the LOC121751966 gene encoding uncharacterized protein PAM68-like, whose protein sequence is MRTLTILQQIAPSHITRPNPWPQIHRLPHTNRPETPFPSQRKWQLQSGAKGFTSRPNGGESVARKGETSGGGGNDDDDKISDAVWERMIKRILSSVGMPLAIGFGLLKGFDVVIENGSWNVPKWMPFVTTFLTFGASALGIAYGSLSTSLNEAEEGSLLGFEQLQKNWVEMWKEEDAASS
- the LOC121751968 gene encoding heavy metal-associated isoprenylated plant protein 39-like, producing MMKVILKLDLADDKTKQKALKKVSGLFGLESISLDSKDKKLTVTGDIDPIDVVAKLRKICYTEIISVGPAKEPEKKKEEPKKEDPKKAAEDKKKAEEAAAQLLKAQQAYYQNLYYYHNHPPAAVAPAPAYPAYYQRSSEEDPNACVIS